Proteins found in one Pseudomonas sp. P8_241 genomic segment:
- a CDS encoding TonB-dependent receptor, producing the protein MSPGSPSPRSPLVLALIFSPPALGDDMFLDSEPLPKVLTATRLKQSPAAVPGSLTVIDSALINASGARDISELLRLIPGMMVGNISGNQAAVNYHGTNATAARRMQILIDGRSVYRAGLATVDWSDIPVAMEDIERIEVFRGPNTVSYGANALMAVVNVVTRRPADSHGTRMKVTQGQRGINDFYASQGLGWKDGDLRLSLSGQQDDGFDSDRKGVDYHDNRRLNRFNLAVNQTLNEQQSIDWQINAKDGTNQRPYTYRPVFAGTTRAGDDSDVTAKDYAGSLRWNRDINPDHSLYIQGSAQHWDRQQTWRACDAQVSFSPQLSELWQLNPNYTEHLARNISDFIGPGAPPGSLAEQALANQVLDQWRNGASQTVCGNLDQSTRESRYDLEVQDTLSLSDNLRLVSGLNYRYDQADSETYFNGTLDDTTWRVFGQFEWRATEHWLVQGGGMFEDSRLIGSSLTPRVALNYLINQRHGFRAVYSEAVRSPDMFENNINWSYRVTHLKPGAFGQSSARYFVKTRGPGDLDQEHMRSRELGYNGYFAEQGIALDVKLFYDEISGMISEPLRNNQFIASNSNTSRFSGAETQLDWRVGSLDRLRLTYAYIDIDASNPLDARQTARNSGSTSWLRDWGRGWNTGLFYYGDDALNGYRFERVDARVAKRLSLGKSSLELAGVLQQRLDNQPTTFADNRYDEQRVMYFSAELEL; encoded by the coding sequence GTGTCTCCGGGTTCTCCTTCGCCACGCTCGCCTCTGGTACTGGCGCTGATCTTCAGCCCGCCGGCACTGGGCGACGACATGTTCCTCGACAGCGAGCCACTGCCTAAAGTGCTGACAGCCACACGTCTGAAGCAATCACCGGCCGCCGTGCCGGGGAGCTTGACCGTGATAGACAGCGCCCTGATCAACGCCAGCGGTGCCCGGGACATCAGCGAACTGTTGCGCCTGATTCCGGGCATGATGGTCGGCAATATCAGCGGCAATCAGGCAGCGGTGAACTACCACGGCACCAATGCCACCGCAGCACGGCGCATGCAGATACTGATCGACGGGCGCTCGGTATACCGCGCCGGTTTGGCCACGGTGGACTGGAGCGATATCCCAGTGGCCATGGAGGACATCGAGCGCATCGAAGTCTTTCGCGGCCCGAACACCGTCAGTTATGGGGCCAACGCCTTGATGGCGGTGGTCAATGTCGTCACCCGACGGCCAGCCGACAGCCACGGTACGCGGATGAAAGTCACCCAGGGGCAGCGCGGCATCAACGATTTTTACGCCAGTCAGGGATTGGGCTGGAAGGACGGTGATCTGCGCCTGTCGCTGTCCGGACAGCAGGACGATGGCTTCGACTCGGACCGAAAAGGCGTCGATTACCATGACAATCGCCGTCTCAACCGCTTCAACCTCGCCGTCAACCAGACGCTCAATGAACAGCAGAGCATCGATTGGCAAATCAATGCCAAGGACGGCACCAACCAGCGACCTTATACCTACCGCCCCGTGTTTGCGGGGACTACTCGCGCAGGCGACGATTCCGACGTCACGGCCAAGGACTATGCTGGCTCTTTGCGCTGGAACCGGGACATCAACCCCGATCACAGTCTTTACATTCAGGGCTCCGCGCAACACTGGGATCGCCAGCAAACCTGGCGCGCCTGTGACGCGCAGGTTTCATTCAGCCCACAGTTGAGCGAACTGTGGCAACTCAACCCCAATTACACTGAACACCTGGCCCGCAATATCTCGGATTTCATCGGCCCCGGTGCCCCGCCCGGTTCGCTGGCCGAACAGGCACTGGCCAATCAGGTGCTTGACCAATGGCGCAATGGCGCCAGCCAGACTGTCTGCGGCAACCTCGACCAAAGCACTCGTGAATCGCGCTACGACCTCGAAGTGCAGGACACCCTGAGCCTGTCCGATAACCTTCGACTGGTCAGTGGCCTGAACTATCGTTACGACCAGGCAGATTCCGAAACCTATTTCAATGGCACTCTTGACGACACGACCTGGCGGGTATTCGGCCAATTCGAGTGGCGCGCCACCGAACACTGGCTGGTGCAAGGCGGGGGCATGTTCGAAGATTCTCGGCTGATCGGCAGTTCACTGACGCCACGAGTGGCACTCAACTACCTGATCAACCAACGGCACGGCTTTCGTGCGGTGTACTCCGAAGCCGTCCGTTCACCGGACATGTTCGAGAACAACATCAACTGGAGTTATCGGGTGACGCACCTCAAGCCGGGAGCCTTTGGCCAGTCCAGCGCCCGCTACTTCGTCAAGACCCGAGGCCCCGGCGATCTCGATCAGGAGCACATGCGCTCTCGGGAGCTAGGTTACAACGGCTACTTTGCCGAGCAGGGAATTGCGCTGGACGTAAAACTGTTCTACGACGAAATCTCGGGCATGATCAGCGAGCCGCTGCGCAACAATCAGTTCATCGCCAGCAACTCGAACACATCACGTTTCTCGGGAGCCGAGACCCAACTCGACTGGCGGGTCGGCAGCCTCGATCGCCTGAGACTGACCTATGCCTATATCGACATCGACGCGAGCAACCCGCTGGACGCCAGGCAGACGGCACGCAACAGCGGTTCCACCAGTTGGCTGCGGGATTGGGGGCGAGGCTGGAACACTGGCCTTTTCTACTATGGAGACGACGCCCTGAATGGATACCGCTTCGAACGGGTGGATGCCCGTGTCGCCAAACGCCTCAGCCTTGGCAAAAGTAGCCTGGAGCTGGCCGGAGTGCTCCAGCAACGCCTCGACAATCAGCCAACCACGTTCGCTGACAACCGTTACGATGAACAACGTGTGATGTATTTCAGCGCGGAGCTGGAACTCTAG
- a CDS encoding NAD(P)H-dependent glycerol-3-phosphate dehydrogenase codes for MTEQRPIAVLGGGSFGTAVANLLAENGHQVLQWMRDPEQAEAIRVNRENPRYLKGIKILPAVTPVTDLQATLQACDLCFVALPSSALRSVLVPNAERLSGKMLVSLTKGIEAQTFKLMSQILEEIAPHARIGVLSGPNLAREIAEHALTATVVASEDEELCQQVQAALHGRTFRVYASADRFGVELGGALKNVYAIIAGMAVALGMGENTKSMLITRALAEMTRFAVNQGANPMTFLGLAGVGDLIVTCSSPKSRNYQVGFALGQGLSLEEAVNRLGEVAEGVNTLKVLKAKAQEVGVYMPLVAGLHAILFEGRTLEQVIGLLMRGEPKTDVDFISTSGFN; via the coding sequence ATGACTGAACAGCGCCCGATTGCGGTCCTGGGAGGCGGAAGTTTTGGAACCGCCGTGGCTAATTTACTGGCCGAGAACGGGCATCAGGTCCTTCAGTGGATGCGTGATCCCGAGCAAGCCGAAGCTATTCGAGTCAATCGCGAGAATCCGCGTTACCTCAAAGGCATCAAGATTCTACCCGCCGTAACGCCGGTTACCGATTTGCAGGCGACCCTGCAAGCCTGCGACTTGTGTTTCGTTGCGTTGCCGTCCAGCGCGTTGCGTTCGGTGCTGGTACCGAATGCCGAGCGCTTGAGCGGCAAGATGCTGGTCAGTCTGACGAAAGGCATTGAGGCTCAAACCTTCAAACTGATGAGTCAGATCCTTGAAGAGATCGCGCCACACGCACGAATCGGCGTGCTGTCGGGGCCTAACCTGGCCCGTGAAATAGCCGAGCATGCGCTGACCGCCACGGTGGTTGCCAGTGAAGACGAAGAGCTGTGCCAGCAGGTTCAAGCCGCGTTGCACGGTCGCACCTTCCGCGTTTACGCCAGTGCCGACCGTTTTGGCGTGGAGTTGGGCGGAGCGCTGAAGAATGTCTACGCGATCATCGCCGGCATGGCGGTGGCTCTGGGCATGGGCGAAAATACCAAAAGCATGCTGATCACCCGGGCGCTGGCCGAGATGACCCGTTTCGCGGTGAACCAGGGCGCCAACCCGATGACGTTCCTGGGCCTGGCGGGGGTGGGCGATCTGATCGTGACCTGCTCGTCGCCCAAGAGCCGTAACTATCAGGTCGGATTCGCGCTCGGTCAGGGTTTGAGCCTGGAAGAAGCCGTCAACCGCCTGGGCGAAGTCGCCGAAGGGGTCAACACCCTCAAGGTGCTCAAGGCCAAAGCCCAGGAAGTTGGCGTGTACATGCCCCTGGTCGCCGGGTTGCACGCAATATTGTTCGAAGGACGCACGCTTGAGCAGGTCATCGGCCTGTTGATGCGCGGCGAACCGAAAACCGACGTCGACTTTATTTCCACCAGCGGCTTCAACTGA
- a CDS encoding DUF4389 domain-containing protein — protein sequence MNDQKVEAKYESILLRVLWMIVFVLVWQVAQFILGAVVLVQLIYRLFYGAPSASLMNFGDSLSQFLAQIGRFGSFHSDQKPWPFADWPTPRTPEGEAPHVVAPAPHPARDEEPKL from the coding sequence ATGAACGATCAGAAAGTAGAAGCCAAGTACGAATCCATCCTGCTGCGGGTACTTTGGATGATCGTCTTTGTGCTGGTCTGGCAAGTGGCGCAGTTCATTCTCGGCGCCGTCGTGCTGGTGCAGTTGATCTATCGTTTGTTCTATGGCGCCCCGAGCGCCAGCCTGATGAACTTCGGCGACAGCCTGAGCCAGTTTCTGGCGCAGATCGGTCGTTTCGGCAGCTTCCACAGCGACCAGAAACCCTGGCCGTTCGCCGACTGGCCGACGCCGCGTACACCGGAAGGTGAAGCGCCGCACGTCGTGGCGCCGGCACCGCATCCGGCCCGAGATGAGGAACCCAAGCTATGA